The Sebastes umbrosus isolate fSebUmb1 chromosome 4, fSebUmb1.pri, whole genome shotgun sequence genome has a window encoding:
- the kcnc1b gene encoding potassium voltage-gated channel subfamily C member 1b isoform X4: MGLSDDKDRIVINVGGIRHQTYRSTLRTLPGTRLSWLAEPDAPNHFDYDAKVEEFFFDRHPGVFAHILNYYRTGKLHCPADVCGPLYEEELAFWGIDETDVEPCCWMTYRQHREAEEALDSFGGGGLLDLGNDDAEPELEHATEDDVDEMTRRLAQGDTHDTRTGSLWSRWQKHVWALFEDPYSSKYARWVALASLFFILVSITTFCLETHEAFNPIINRTEVEVVDNVTLVHTYQETETALYLTYIEGVCVVWFTFEFLMRITFCPNKCDFIRNALNIIDFVAILPFYLEVGLSGLSSKAAKDVLGFLRVVRFVRILRIFKLTRHFVGLRVLGHTLRASTNEFLLLIIFLALGVLIFATMIYYAERIGANPNDPRASEHTHFKNIPIGFWWAVVTMTTLGYGDMYPQTTSGMLVGALCALAGVLTIAMPVPVIVNNFGMYYSLAMAKQKLPKKKNRHIPRAPQPGSPNFCKSSMSSQQPSPIPHDDNVLCFSTEGYEKPWSLNSMSGMSGDASGVSSVSALPCSPPCLMQHSHSPIPSIM, translated from the exons ATGGGCCTGAGCGACGACAAGGATCGCATTGTGATAAACGTGGGAGggatcagacatcagacatacCGCAGCACCCTGCGCACCCTACCTGGCACCCGGCTGTCCTGGCTGGCCGAGCCTGATGCACCCAACCACTTTGACTATGACGCCAAAGTCGAGGAGTTCTTCTTCGACCGCCACCCGGGCGTGTTTGCGCACATCCTCAACTACTACCGGACAGGTAAGCTGCACTGCCCGGCTGATGTGTGCGGGCCTCTGTATGAGGAGGAGCTGGCCTTCTGGGGGATTGATGAGACGGACGTGGAGCCGTGCTGCTGGATGACCTACCGGCAGCACCGGGAGGCGGAGGAGGCCCTTGATAGTTTCGGCGGGGGGGGCCTGTTAGACCTGGGGAATGATGATGCGGAGCCCGAGCTGGAGCACGCTACCGAGGACGATGTGGATGAGATGACGAGGAGGCTGGCGCAGGGAGACACTCATGACACCAGGACTGGGAGCCTGTGGAGCCGCTGGCAGAAACATGTGTGGGCTCTGTTTGAGGACCCTTACTCCTCTAAATATGCAAGG TGGGTGGCTCTGGCCTCGCTGTTCTTTATCCTGGTGTCCATCACCACCTTCTGTCTGGAGACCCACGAGGCCTTCAACCCCATCATCAACCGCAccgaggtggaggtggtggacaaCGTCACATTGGTGCACACCTACCAGGAGACTGAGACTGCGCTCTACCTCACCTACATCGAAGGCGTCTGCGTGGTGTGGTTCACTTTTGAGTTTCTAATGCGAATAACTTTCTGCCCGAACAAATGTGACTTCATTCGGAACGCCCTGAACATCATCGACTTCGTGGCCATCCTGCCCTTCTACCTGGAGGTCGGCCTCAGCGGGCTCTCCTCCAAGGCGGCAAAGGACGTGCTGGGTTTCCTGAGAGTGGTCCGCTTCGTGCGGATCCTGCGTATCTTCAAGCTCACCCGTCACTTTGTGGGGCTGAGGGTGCTGGGCCACACACTGAGGGCCAGCACCAACGAGTTCCTTCTCCTCATCATCTTCCTCGCCCTCGGCGTGCTCATCTTTGCTACTATGATCTACTACGCTGAACGGATTGGAGCCAACCCTAACGACCCTCGAGCCAGCGAGCACACGCACTTCAAGAACATCCCGATTGGATTCTGGTGGGCCGTGGTGACCATGACGACCCTCGGCTATGGAGACATGTACCCTCAGACGACCTCCGGTATGCTGGTCGGAGCCTTGTGCGCCCTGGCGGGCGTGCTCACCATTGCCATGCCTGTACCTGTGATTGTCAACAACTTTGGAATGTATTACTCTCTGGCCATGGCGAAACAGAAActaccaaagaaaaaaaacaggcacaTCCCTCGGGCACCCCAACCAGGCTCTCCAAACTTCTGTAAGTCGAGCATGAGCTCCCAACAACCGAGCCCCATACCCCACGACGAC